A genomic region of Devosia ginsengisoli contains the following coding sequences:
- a CDS encoding branched-chain amino acid ABC transporter permease has protein sequence MLFSAILTGLVLGGTYALVAMGLTLQYGVARIMNLAYGDIIIAASFGAFVLFTAFGVNPLLGMLLVIPAGFALSWLIYAVMLQPLARRSRDRGRLEGDSILATFGLLFVIQGVALVIFGAGFQSYSFLAVPVDILGTTIAANRLLAFVLAVVFGLGLWLMLTRTRFGTVIRAVAANPASAPLVGINVDSVARFAFALGGALAAAGGVVVSMYLTFSATMGVIFTMKALIVVIMGGVGNLMGALAAGLILGLVETLVASFIDPGLTLAATYLIFLAVLVVRPQGLFGKTAR, from the coding sequence ATGCTCTTCAGCGCCATACTCACCGGCCTCGTCCTCGGGGGCACCTATGCCCTCGTGGCCATGGGGCTGACGCTGCAATATGGCGTGGCGCGCATCATGAACCTGGCCTATGGCGATATCATCATCGCGGCCAGCTTCGGCGCCTTCGTGCTGTTCACCGCTTTCGGCGTCAATCCGCTGCTCGGCATGCTGCTCGTCATTCCCGCCGGTTTCGCGCTGAGCTGGCTCATCTATGCCGTCATGCTGCAGCCTTTGGCCCGCCGCTCGCGCGATCGCGGCCGGCTGGAGGGCGATTCCATCCTCGCCACCTTCGGCCTGCTCTTCGTCATCCAGGGCGTGGCCCTGGTCATCTTCGGCGCCGGCTTCCAGAGCTACAGCTTCCTCGCCGTGCCGGTCGATATTTTGGGCACCACCATCGCCGCCAACCGCCTGCTCGCCTTCGTGCTGGCCGTGGTCTTCGGGCTGGGCCTCTGGCTCATGCTGACCCGCACCCGCTTCGGCACCGTCATCCGCGCCGTCGCCGCCAATCCGGCCTCGGCGCCGCTGGTCGGCATCAATGTCGACTCTGTCGCCCGTTTCGCCTTCGCCCTGGGCGGCGCGCTGGCCGCGGCCGGCGGTGTCGTGGTGTCGATGTATCTAACCTTCTCGGCCACGATGGGCGTCATCTTCACCATGAAGGCGCTGATCGTCGTCATCATGGGCGGCGTCGGCAATCTCATGGGCGCCCTGGCCGCCGGGCTCATCCTGGGCCTGGTCGAAACGCTGGTCGCCAGCTTCATCGATCCGGGCCTGACGCTGGCCGCCACCTATCTCATCTTCCTCGCCGTGCTCGTTGTGCGGCCGCAGGGTCTGTTCGGAAAGACGGCGCGATGA
- a CDS encoding branched-chain amino acid ABC transporter permease, with amino-acid sequence MMKLVLALIVLVALAFVPAFAGPYPLGLGIGILGYGVLATAWAMFSGPTRYISLATVAFFGLGAYTVAVLADVLPYPLVLLVAAVVGLVVALIVGLATLRLAGIYFVIFTFGLTELVRQLVTYYEVNVTRTLGRYVFLPIGPEHIYWQLLALLAATLAVAYWVSRSRIGLALRVIGDDPDVASHLGIRITRTKLTLFSISCVIMTLAGAIQAPRWTYIEPSIVFNPTTSFLVVIMALLGGPNRLFGPLLGAIPLFLLFEWLSANFPNHYSIILGLLFIAIVFVLPNGVLAAGDSLWSRLTRREARP; translated from the coding sequence ATGATGAAACTGGTTCTCGCCCTCATCGTCCTCGTCGCGCTGGCTTTCGTGCCCGCCTTTGCCGGCCCCTATCCGCTCGGCCTGGGCATCGGCATTCTCGGCTATGGTGTGCTGGCCACGGCCTGGGCTATGTTCTCCGGCCCCACCCGCTACATCTCGCTGGCCACCGTCGCCTTTTTCGGCCTCGGCGCCTATACGGTTGCCGTGCTGGCCGATGTCCTGCCCTATCCGCTGGTGCTGCTCGTCGCGGCCGTTGTCGGCCTCGTCGTGGCCCTCATCGTCGGCCTCGCCACTTTGCGTCTTGCCGGCATCTATTTCGTCATCTTCACCTTCGGGCTGACCGAACTGGTGCGGCAGCTGGTGACCTATTACGAGGTCAACGTCACCCGCACCCTCGGCCGCTATGTCTTCCTGCCGATCGGCCCTGAACACATCTATTGGCAATTGCTGGCGCTTCTCGCCGCCACCCTCGCCGTCGCCTACTGGGTCAGCCGCTCGCGCATCGGCCTGGCCCTGCGCGTCATCGGTGACGATCCTGATGTGGCCAGCCATCTGGGCATCCGCATCACGCGCACCAAGCTGACGCTGTTCTCCATCTCCTGCGTCATCATGACCTTGGCCGGCGCCATCCAGGCGCCACGCTGGACCTATATCGAGCCGTCCATCGTGTTCAATCCGACCACCAGCTTCCTCGTCGTCATCATGGCCCTGCTCGGCGGCCCAAATCGCCTGTTCGGCCCGCTGCTCGGCGCCATCCCGCTCTTCCTGCTGTTCGAATGGCTCTCGGCCAATTTCCCCAATCATTATTCGATCATCCTGGGCCTGCTCTTCATCGCCATAGTCTTCGTGCTGCCCAATGGCGTGCTGGCGGCCGGCGATAGTCTCTGGTCCCGCCTCACCCGCCGCGAGGCACGGCCATGA